A stretch of DNA from Oryza brachyantha chromosome 4, ObraRS2, whole genome shotgun sequence:
ATTCCTCGTTCATATCACCTTGCATTTCAAGAGAACATTCATAATacataatctatatttattctattaatattttataaccaaCTATTCTCATGTTGATATTGCTCTCTTCTTTTGTAATAGGATGTTGAAATATGAATGGAGGAGATAGAACATCCAAATTTATATGACCTCTCTTTAATTTGGATGaccatctatatttttttgtatgaTGGAATATATGATCCGTTAAAGCctgtttttttcatcatatcgtctatttttaatatagatgataggatGCATAAGATGCTGGGTTTGCTATTAGATTTGATAACAGGACCAGAGACCTAAAGTGGGCTTTTGCTTCTAGTTGTTGCACTGTCACAGACTCTCAGCGTGGCCTAAAATGGACTCTATGAAGTTGCACCGTTACAAAAGGGGCTTGATGGAGTTGTGCCAAACGCATCACGGATTTATCCGTTATGTCATATTATACTATGGGTACGACAGTAGTAGGGCGTGATTTAAGTTTGCTaaatattgtttaaattttaaaataagtttttttaaaaaataccactAATAAGGGTTgatttatatagttatttgatgaaagaaatatgtaatttttttggcaaagaTTAAGtccaaaatattattagcccaagagaaaaatagaaacagTTCATCATAGCCCATGAAAAACCAACTAATTTTGAGGAATAAAACATGTATTGTTATTTGTGTATTATGGTCTAGGCATGCATTTTAACTTCCAATTATGATATATGTTAATTACCAATTCTGAATTGTCATATAATTATTCGAATGTCCATGTTTTAATAGCGACAAtgccaaattaattttgtaatacTTTCTAGATTCTTTTATTCAGGGATTGAACTCTCACGGTTTTCTGCACGTGGTTTTCATGGTCAAGCCGTGGTTACCACTGgactcaaattcaaaaattttaaatttaaatttagcacgaattttttaaaaaaacaaccgCCCTACCGTCACGGCTTCGGGACTCCGATGGTAAAACCACTAACCAGCCCTGCCCACGACACCTTCTACGGGTGGGCCCTCCACTCATAGCCACGGCCCCGTGTGCCTTCCCCAGCCGACGGGACGCCACCACGTCGACGCGGATCGCAGTGGACACGGTCTCCCTAGAAGATGAATTGGTCTCCCTAGAAACAAAGGGCTTCAAGGTGCTAGATTGGTGGAAGGTAGCTGGTGTGCGTTATCCAACTCTGAGGAGGATAGCAAGAGATATTTATGCAATTCCTATTACCACGGTCACATCTGAGTCTGCATTCAGTACCAGTGGTAGAGTACTTAGCGAGCATCGCAGCAGGCTTACTTCAATGATGATAGAGACTCTTATGTGCTCTCAGGATTGGTTGAAGAACAAGTACAAAAGTATGTCCATCGTTTTCTTTTGTACTTTGCTTTTCTCTTGTCCAATGTTGGTTAATTAttggtttctttcttttagctgatgagaaagaaaaacaagctgCCACCTTCTGGTCTTGCCTCCAAGACATTCAAGAAGGTCTCCAGGTTAGTGCACGATTAAACTTATATTGAGCAACTGTGATCTTATTCAGTTATTATAGCAACTGCTCATGACAAATGTATTTACATGCAGGAACTTGAACTTTGAGCAAGAGCAATCGGGCTTTAAGTGAAGTAAAACGCCACATCAACAATTCAGTATGTTTGTTGTCCTCTACGGGCTTCTAATGAAGTTGGAGATTAATTTGTGTACCATCTTTTGGCTGTCTAATGGCTACTGTAGTGTCTACTGCTGAACTACTACTCTGCTATATATTGATGTAAGGGTGGATTTATGTAttgtctactactactacttaagTACTACTTGATGGGATTTATGGTGTTGTGTGACTAATGCCTGGTCATTGGCTAGTTGCTTCAATTGGATCAAACCTtttgtgttgtttttattgtcatgtcaAATTAAACCATGGCGGGTATATGAGTGACCCGTGGGTGAGGTTTATCCAGGCGGGTATGGGTCtagggaattttttttacccgtGACAGGTACGAGGATTTTGGTGGATACTTCAGTGGTGAGTATGAGTATGAGATACCAATACGTAATAGGGATTTACTCATCGTCATCCCCAGGCGCAACGCCGTGGGAGCCCGGTGACGCGATCAAGGAAAAGGCAAAGGCCCACTTGTGAGCAAAGCGACGCACGCGAAGCTGTGGACTGAGGAGTGTGGACTGTACCTCCACGGCACCAGCACCACTGCACCACCACCTCACTCGTTGGCTCGTCGCAGCTCGAGAACCTCCCAAATCTCCCTCCGATCCGCGCGGAGATCCTCGTGCCTCCGAGTCCGAGGTAAGCATCCACTCCCATTACTGAACCCTCGTAGATTCGTGGTCCAACTTAGTTTTCGCACACGAGATGTTCGTCTTATTTCTTGGCTTCCAGACTGCAGATTGTCCCAGCTTAAGTCCTTGCAGATTCGCCGGTTCAGTTCCGTTTGCGCTTGAAATGTTCGTGTTTGTTGACTGGATTGGAGTGTTTTCTTTCAGTTCCGAATCGCCGGGTCCTAACATTCGGGTAGTACAATGAGCGTCGGGTGCTTGATCTGTGCCGCGTGAGGAGGGTTTGGAGTGTTAGATCCGAGACACTACTAAACACTGAACTACTGATCTGTGTTTATCTGTCTGTTCTCTCACTCTGTCTGTGTGTGTGAGACAGAGGAAGGAGTAGTTTTATTGTGCCCGTTGAATAATTATGCCTGACTTGTTAGGTGAGCATGGAGGTGATGCATGATACTACTAGGAAGAAGGAAGTGGTTGTCTGTTATATGAACGCCCCTCTACCGTACATGATTGAAGAGAATTATGGGGGATGCTTCTGTGAAGACGATCTTGATCTCGCGCAGGTTCTCCAAGACCAGGTTGGGCGTGATGATCTGCTTTCTTCTCGTTTGATTGTACCTATGCTACTGAATATTTTCCCCTGCTGTTCTCCTTATCCTTATTGTCGACGAGAACTTTACCTAATGTGTTCcaccaaatgaaaataatgtgCATTTCGACTGTGCGGCGTACAATGCTATTGTATTATGTATGGAAATGTCAGCAAAACATTTCATAGATTAGGCTATTGCATTGTGATTGGCTATTCTATGTTGTGTTACTAAAGTAGATCCTAAAAGTACATTTTTGACCCTCATGAGCCTTTTGACGACACTTGGGTTGCAAAACTACAAGCTCATCTCTCACTGTTATGCGGTGCTAATTACCATCAGTGACCAAATATTTTGTACTGGTTATTTGCTGATGTTTTTAAGTAGGATCATGACGTTTCTCTTTTGTAGTACAAGTCAACAATGTAgtaaacatatgaaaaaatgGTTCTGATTTGCTTGCCTGTGGTTGCACCCTGCTCAGGAAATAGTCTACCAATTAATTCAAAGAAATGATGGTAGTGGTTCATCAAGAAGTCATTCAAATCCTAGCTCTAGTTATAGCCATGGACGGGCATTGAATGAAAGGAAACCATCAGGAGTTGCAAGTTATGAAGCACAGCTAGTTGTTGATGAAGCTTTAGCTCGAGAGTTGCAACAGATGGAGGACCAATTAGCAAGCGCATCAATTGATGACCACATCATAATAGAACATGGTTAGTTGTTCAATGGTAATCTTCTATGTTGTACAGGTCATTATCTTTCCTCCTGTAAATGCTAATATGTTGAAAATATCTGTTCAGGAAGAAAGCCAATAGCTTCTTCAACATCtaatggtggtggtgtttCTGCAAGCAGACCTCCTCAAGTAGTGATGGAGGATGGCATCGATCCAGATAATATGACTTATGAGGTGCATTTCTTCAACCATTTTTTGGCTAGTGTTTTCTTTACTGTTTGTAAGGGCATGCATGTGGCATGCTATTGTCAGCTAACTTTCTGTTTCATGGACTTTCATTCATCAAATAACTTTTACAGTCTATGATATTGTGCATAACAATATGATAGAGATTTTCTCAGACAAAAGTGGACTCCACCATTTTTCAGACAGTGGTCTAACCATATTTACTATATTggaattgtatttttttccgtATTAACAGTTTGTTGCTATATaaacaaatacatataaatgTCATGTTGCAAGCTActtttgttttactttgttGAATGCTATCTGTATTACAGGAACTGCAACAATTAGGGGAAGCTATTGGTAGTGAAAGCAAAGGGTTGCCGGAAGATGTGATAGCACTCTTGCCTACTTCAACATACAAAATTAGGATAttttcaagaaaagaaaagcatgATGAGTATGTTCTTTTTCTGATTAGATGCATTTACCTATGCTGAGAAAACTTGAAAATGTTCTGTGCAGTTATGTGCAGGTTACCAGTAAACATGTTTACCCTAGAAACACTCCCCTTTACTGATTAATATTGCACATGGATATTTGATCAATACTTTTCTGACCTTAAGTTGCATCCTACAGTGTTGTGCTAGCAGAGAAAGCTCCTATAGTAGTTTACATCTATGGCTACATGTTCATATTGAGTTATACTGTTCAAGTATGAAGGTATTTTGAACATCCACTTCTTTGAATGTTTACACAAACAGATGTGTGATATGCTGTATGGCTTACAAGAACCGAGATAGGCTGACTAAATTGCCCTGTGAACATCAGTACCGTCAAACTTGTGTCACCAAATGGTTGAAGATCAACAAGGTAGACTAACATTTACTTTTCCATCTTTCCAATGTGTGAGTAGGTGATAATTGCATTTCATGTGCATTTTGTTGTTATAATGAATGTGACCTGATTATTTTGCTCAACGTAAAATTGCTCTGCTATTTTGAAATTCTTTTGTATTGCCTAATCGGGATAGATTAGATAGAATAACGATAGTAGTTTACTGAGCAAGAAGACTTAAACAGGTAATATAAAGGGTACTCGACAAAAAAGCTTGTGTTCACGTGTTGAtagatttgcaaaaaaattcagacCGTTTTCAGTTTTCTTATCCAGAAAGTGTTGTAACTTATCAGCCTAATGCCACATTTTCAGGTATGCCCTGTCTGCAACAAGGAGGTTTTTGGGTCGTGCAAGTGAAACATTACCTATTCTTCGTACCAGTTCCAGCAGGCTTAAGAAGTGTTGTTGTTCAATCGGTTCTACACTCACTAGCACGCAGCATGGTTGCAGGAAAGGAAATGCATGGTATTGCTTAATGATCTGAAAATTGTCAGGAGTTACTGAATACTGATAATCTCAGCAAAACTAAAAAGATCGATGCTTCTGTTCAGTGTTTAAGCTTTATCGGGACCTTCAGTAACTGGGATTCTGTTCAGTTTTCAGATTTGGTGCTTTACAGTTTACACAGTATTGTATCATATTATAGGATGTATATGTATACTGAAGATTAATTGCATGTTAGCACTAGCTAGACAGCCTACTTTCTCTGGGATTGCATCTCAGTATTGCTTGTGCGctgctccctccatcccaaaataattttatttttcacccatATCACACGTACcaatataaaaggaaaaaactctactttatcaaatctcGATTCAATTGTTTTCCACTCTATCCAATTCTaatcatttatgttttttacttttataaacttaaatacAATGATTACTTAGTAATGtacttattttggaacaaaacgaatgttaaaaaatgattttattttatgatggAAGCATCTTTTATGCTTCGTTTATGGTCACCGAATTTTACCTGCTGGAaccagatatatatatagcatggGCGTGTTCGCaaacaatgtatatatattgctaaCCAGCGCAAGCAAAACGAATAAAGTTATTAGCATAAGATATattaagtattagttattataaacttgaaaatagattaatataatttttaagcaagttttacatatttttttgcaaaaaaacttATCGGTGCGTACGCAAAAGGCAGAAAAAAATAGCAGCCTTGGTCGTTTTGCGAACGCACCCATGGTCTTCTAGATGAATGGTCATTGGTCAGATTGCTGGATCTGACTTCTGAGCCAACCTACTGGAATTTTCCAACTTTCTGCGATTGGATAATTCATCAGTAATGATTAATGAAACATCGGACTATCCCACGCACATTTAACGAAATAAAACCTTGTAAACAGGACTAGCTGATGTTAGAATGAAGGTTTTGTTCATGCAAGCAGTCCGCGAGAGAGACAAAATTGCGAGTAGCCAATAAGCAAAGCTTCTGCAATGAGCACCAAATATCAAATTCACCGGGAACAACCAGACAAAACTCGTCACCATATTCAGACCGAAAAATTCCATGCACGCAACGGCACAACGCAACAGGATGCCATCAAGCCCCAAACAACTTAACTATCACAGGTGGCTTCGAAGTACCCGTTTTGACCAAACAACTACACAAGTTCATCTGGATTTGGTCATCTTGGATTAGGTtagtttaattagtttatcGAACCAATCCTGGCGCTGCTCTTGCCGGACTGCCTCGCCCACTGCTGGTTTCAGATATCCTATCCTGATGACGAAGCTTGTCATTTTCCAGACATCACCCTCGAATCGTAGCATATAGCACATCAGTTCACCAAACTCGACATGGATCTGTAGTTGTTTAGAACGGATTTGCGTGGATCTTATTTGGGTCTGAAAATGCAATTGTGTATGACTAAACAGATGAAATGTGTAGTAGAGTAGTAGTATCTACGAAGTGGATAGGGCTAAAATGGGCTGGGCCCCAAGCTAAGCTGATGACTCGGATCCCACTCCCATGGGCCCCTTGGAAAATGTTTCATAATGCTCGGCTCAAATTACACGGGTCCCAAATGTAAACGTAGCCTTGTTCCGACGGATTATACACGGACACATGGACCCCAGGTGTTAATCATAGAGTGATTTTCTGGTTGTTAAGAGGAAAATCCGGAGAGAAAAGGGGGTCCCTGTCACATACGCTGGCTATACTCCTACCTCCTACCAGAAAACGCATACATTTAATTTCCATTTCTCGCTTATTGTGAATAATGGGCAAAGGAAATCAATGGCTGAACAGCGTTTCAGGTCGATAAGAACAACAAGACCTCGTTGCTGCTTATGTACCACAACATGTTGTTGATACAGGCATACAGCCAGAGGACACCTGTATTTTGTACtatcagaaaaaaagaagagagaaacacAATTTTTCTGCACCAAACATTTCGACGGCAACTTGGCAGAATGGTCAATCTGTGGCCGGCTTCAT
This window harbors:
- the LOC102704607 gene encoding E3 ubiquitin-protein ligase RLIM-like isoform X1; this encodes MFVFVDWIGVFSFSSESPGPNIRVSMEVMHDTTRKKEVVVCYMNAPLPYMIEENYGGCFCEDDLDLAQVLQDQEIVYQLIQRNDGSGSSRSHSNPSSSYSHGRALNERKPSGVASYEAQLVVDEALARELQQMEDQLASASIDDHIIIEHGRKPIASSTSNGGGVSASRPPQVVMEDGIDPDNMTYEELQQLGEAIGSESKGLPEDVIALLPTSTYKIRIFSRKEKHDECVICCMAYKNRDRLTKLPCEHQYRQTCVTKWLKINKVCPVCNKEVFGSCK
- the LOC102704607 gene encoding E3 ubiquitin-protein ligase RLIM-like isoform X2 — protein: MEVMHDTTRKKEVVVCYMNAPLPYMIEENYGGCFCEDDLDLAQVLQDQEIVYQLIQRNDGSGSSRSHSNPSSSYSHGRALNERKPSGVASYEAQLVVDEALARELQQMEDQLASASIDDHIIIEHGRKPIASSTSNGGGVSASRPPQVVMEDGIDPDNMTYEELQQLGEAIGSESKGLPEDVIALLPTSTYKIRIFSRKEKHDECVICCMAYKNRDRLTKLPCEHQYRQTCVTKWLKINKVCPVCNKEVFGSCK